In one window of Camelina sativa cultivar DH55 chromosome 15, Cs, whole genome shotgun sequence DNA:
- the LOC104747896 gene encoding tetraspanin-2-like isoform X1, with protein sequence MALANNLTAILNLLALLCSIPITASGIWLASKPDNECVNLLRWPVVVLGVLILVVSATGFIGAYKYKETLLAVYLCCMAILIGLLLVVLIFAFVVTRPDGSYQVPGRGYKEYRVEGFSNWLKENVVDSKNWVRLRACLADTNVCPKLNQEFITADQFYSSNKITPLQSGCCKPPTACGYNFVNPTLWLNPSNMAADADCYLWSNDQSQLCYNCNSCKAGLLGNLRKEWRKANLILIITVVVLIWVYVIACSAFRNAQTEDLFRKYKQGGV encoded by the exons ATGGCGTTAGCGAATAACTTAACGGCGATACTGAACTTACTAGCTTTACTCTGTTCCATACCAATAACGGCGTCAGGTATATGGCTAGCTTCAAAGCCTGACAACGAGTGCGTTAATCTCCTCCGTTGGCCCGTCGTCGTCCTCGGCGTTCTCATACTTGTCGTCTCCGCCACCGGCTTCATCGGCGCCTACAA GTACAAGGAGACTTTGCTGGCAGTTTACTTGTGTTGTATGGCGATACTGATCGGGCTTTTGCTGGTGGTTTTGATATTTGCGTTCGTCGTGACCCGACCCGATGGATCGTATCAGGTTCCGGGTAGAGGCTACAAAGAGTATAGAGTTGAAGGGTTCTCGAATTGGCTGAAGGAGAACGTTGTTGATTCCAAGAATTGGGTGAGGCTAAGGGCTTGTTTGGCTGATACTAACGTTTGTCCTAAACTCAACCAAGAGTTCATCACCGCCGATCAGTTCTACTCCTCTAATAAGATCACTCCTCTCCAG TCCGGCTGCTGCAAACCACCGACCGCGTGTGGCTACAACTTTGTGAACCCAACACTGTGGCTAAACCCTTCCAACATGGCTGCAGACGCGGACTGTTACTTATGGAGCAACGATCAAAGCCAGCTTTGTTACAATTGCAACTCATGCAAAGCTGGTCTACTGGGGAACCTTAGAAAAGAGTGGCGTAAAGCAAATCTCATACTTATCATCACTGTCGTTGTTCTCATATGGGTTTATGTCATTGCGTGTAGTGCGTTTAGGAATGCACAGACTGAGGATCTCTTCCGCAAATACAAACAAG GTGGTGTTTAG
- the LOC104747896 gene encoding tetraspanin-2-like isoform X2 — protein sequence MALANNLTAILNLLALLCSIPITASGIWLASKPDNECVNLLRWPVVVLGVLILVVSATGFIGAYKYKETLLAVYLCCMAILIGLLLVVLIFAFVVTRPDGSYQVPGRGYKEYRVEGFSNWLKENVVDSKNWVRLRACLADTNVCPKLNQEFITADQFYSSNKITPLQSGCCKPPTACGYNFVNPTLWLNPSNMAADADCYLWSNDQSQLCYNCNSCKAGLLGNLRKEWRKANLILIITVVVLIWVYVIACSAFRNAQTEDLFRKYKQGWV from the exons ATGGCGTTAGCGAATAACTTAACGGCGATACTGAACTTACTAGCTTTACTCTGTTCCATACCAATAACGGCGTCAGGTATATGGCTAGCTTCAAAGCCTGACAACGAGTGCGTTAATCTCCTCCGTTGGCCCGTCGTCGTCCTCGGCGTTCTCATACTTGTCGTCTCCGCCACCGGCTTCATCGGCGCCTACAA GTACAAGGAGACTTTGCTGGCAGTTTACTTGTGTTGTATGGCGATACTGATCGGGCTTTTGCTGGTGGTTTTGATATTTGCGTTCGTCGTGACCCGACCCGATGGATCGTATCAGGTTCCGGGTAGAGGCTACAAAGAGTATAGAGTTGAAGGGTTCTCGAATTGGCTGAAGGAGAACGTTGTTGATTCCAAGAATTGGGTGAGGCTAAGGGCTTGTTTGGCTGATACTAACGTTTGTCCTAAACTCAACCAAGAGTTCATCACCGCCGATCAGTTCTACTCCTCTAATAAGATCACTCCTCTCCAG TCCGGCTGCTGCAAACCACCGACCGCGTGTGGCTACAACTTTGTGAACCCAACACTGTGGCTAAACCCTTCCAACATGGCTGCAGACGCGGACTGTTACTTATGGAGCAACGATCAAAGCCAGCTTTGTTACAATTGCAACTCATGCAAAGCTGGTCTACTGGGGAACCTTAGAAAAGAGTGGCGTAAAGCAAATCTCATACTTATCATCACTGTCGTTGTTCTCATATGGGTTTATGTCATTGCGTGTAGTGCGTTTAGGAATGCACAGACTGAGGATCTCTTCCGCAAATACAAACAAGGTTGGGTCTAA